A portion of the Streptococcus urinalis 2285-97 genome contains these proteins:
- a CDS encoding ABC transporter ATP-binding protein: MKAIIGVLKQKRILLLYYILLGVVINSLNLVSISFFQEIIDTYPKGLLSWRNIVIYSLLLIVPAIFAYFDNYPHQQLFEGLYLDFKLLSIDKISRIDYSNYQKYGVGQLIQKIEEGALALRNSITNFWLTIIRELVPNVFLSLFLIYNLEKRLLFYILMGYIFVVLTTTFLLKKLYSIKENILIDQELFNKKLVRGLMEMVLFRLNNRYKSESRILSRNASSITNARTKLTMIHELFFTIFGLIINLLKIVVLVYAIFEAKLSAGSIVAIVTLLGKAYEPVAIFNVIYVDYKLNKLSIQRYLDFLDCKDDTHIYYGKSYDLKNDDIRISELAFSYNKRNHLFEDFNLTIKKNCTTAFVGSSGSGKSTIIKIILGLIKPDSGEIFFGNVKLSELKLEYLYKQISYLPQESPIFDGTLRENIVLNKEICDEDIINVLKKVELLDFYTKLELGFDTELGEKGIVVSGGERQRISLARLYFDNSELIILDEATSALDNITEQKVLNRLLGEFKNKTIIIIAHRLESIKGVDRIIVFNNGEVCESGSFEELLNLRGGFYKLYKSHVK; encoded by the coding sequence ATGAAAGCGATAATTGGAGTTTTAAAACAGAAAAGAATTTTATTATTATATTATATATTGTTAGGTGTTGTAATTAATTCACTCAATCTTGTCTCAATTTCCTTTTTTCAAGAAATAATTGATACATATCCTAAGGGATTACTTAGCTGGAGAAATATAGTAATCTATAGTTTATTATTAATTGTTCCAGCAATATTTGCTTATTTCGATAATTATCCTCATCAGCAGTTATTTGAAGGTTTATATTTGGACTTCAAACTCTTATCGATTGATAAGATCAGTCGAATTGATTATAGTAACTACCAAAAATATGGAGTGGGTCAGTTAATACAGAAAATCGAAGAAGGTGCTCTTGCTCTCCGGAATTCGATTACAAACTTTTGGTTGACAATAATTCGAGAATTAGTTCCCAATGTTTTTTTGAGCCTATTTTTAATATATAACCTTGAAAAAAGACTTCTATTTTATATTTTGATGGGATACATCTTTGTTGTCCTAACAACAACATTTTTATTAAAAAAATTATACTCTATTAAAGAAAATATTCTTATAGATCAAGAATTATTTAATAAAAAGTTAGTAAGGGGACTTATGGAAATGGTTCTCTTTAGACTAAATAATAGATATAAATCCGAAAGTAGAATTTTATCAAGAAATGCAAGTTCAATTACTAATGCAAGAACTAAATTAACAATGATTCATGAGTTATTCTTTACTATTTTCGGTTTAATTATCAATTTACTAAAGATAGTTGTACTTGTTTATGCAATATTCGAAGCAAAGCTGTCTGCGGGATCGATAGTTGCAATTGTAACCTTACTTGGAAAAGCTTATGAGCCAGTCGCAATTTTCAATGTTATTTATGTTGATTATAAGCTTAACAAATTATCTATTCAAAGATACCTTGATTTTTTAGATTGTAAAGATGATACCCATATTTATTATGGAAAATCTTACGATTTGAAAAATGATGACATTAGAATTTCTGAACTGGCTTTTTCTTATAACAAAAGAAATCATTTATTTGAAGACTTTAACCTAACAATAAAAAAGAATTGTACAACAGCCTTTGTAGGATCAAGTGGAAGTGGAAAATCAACAATAATTAAAATAATACTTGGTCTAATTAAACCAGATAGTGGTGAGATCTTTTTTGGAAATGTAAAATTAAGTGAACTGAAATTGGAATACTTATACAAACAGATCAGTTACTTACCTCAAGAGTCACCAATATTTGATGGAACATTAAGAGAAAATATTGTACTTAATAAAGAAATATGTGATGAAGATATAATTAATGTATTGAAAAAAGTAGAACTACTAGACTTTTATACAAAATTAGAGCTAGGTTTCGATACAGAACTTGGAGAGAAAGGTATAGTTGTGTCTGGCGGTGAGAGACAAAGAATATCCCTAGCAAGACTTTATTTTGATAACTCAGAGCTTATAATTCTTGATGAAGCAACTTCAGCATTAGACAATATTACTGAACAAAAAGTACTGAATAGATTATTAGGAGAATTTAAAAACAAGACAATAATTATTATTGCACATAGACTAGAAAGTATTAAAGGGGTTGATAGAATTATTGTTTTCAATAATGGAGAAGTTTGTGAGAGTGGTAGTTTTGAAGAACTATTGAATCTAAGAGGAGGTTTTTACAAGTTATACAAATCCCATGTAAAATAA
- the ppdK gene encoding pyruvate, phosphate dikinase, translating into MKTQFVYHFTEGHKDMRNLLGGKGANLAEMTSIGLPVPQGFTITTEACNDYYENDSMMDSEMLQEIDHALAQLEVEQGKKLGSDQDPLLVSVRSGAAFSMPGMMDTILNLGLTDTSVKGLIFSTQDERFAYDSYRRFIQMFSNVAIGIPNDKFETILDHIKNEKHYQDDTELTSLDLQEIVTEFKNVYFEETGSAFPQNPKEQLLLAIEAVFKSWNNPRAKVYRRLNDIPQTLGTAVNIQAMVFGNMGKNSGTGVAFTRNPSTGENQLFGEYLINAQGEDVVAGIRTPQSIDRLKEEMPEIYQEFINITQILEKHYQDMQDVEFTIEKGKLFMLQTRNGKRTAKAAIKIAVDQVNEGLITRKKAIRRIKPNQLEQILHPTFDPESVKESTQLTRGLPASPGAACGQVYFHADDAVKEAKCGKKVLLVRQETSPEDIEGMVSAKGIITARGGMTSHAAVVARGMGKPCVAGCTLLSVNEEKREITTGQVTIKEGEYLSIDGGNGAVYIGEIPMSTSSLDDHFKVFMSWVDEERDMGVRSNADNPRDAKQALEFGAEGIGLCRTEHMFFDEERIPLVRQMIVADNKEDRIKALEKLLPHQRDDFYQLFKALNGKSCTIRLLDPPLHEFLPQDNDSIESLALQLGISRVQLEKRIKELREFNPMLGHRGCRLAITYPEIYKMQARAIAQGAIQATKEGVKVKPEIMVPLVSIVEELRILRKLIEETVNAELEEAGITLPYTIGTMIEIPRACVTADEIAKEADFFSFGTNDLTQMGFGFSRDDAGKFLSDYTEKGIFEKDPFQVLEQKGIGRLLSMAVKLGRETKPNLKMGICGEHGGEAATVRFCYQQGLNYVSCSPFRIPIAKLAAAQAKIEKQDLNSNRNN; encoded by the coding sequence ATGAAAACACAATTTGTTTATCATTTTACAGAAGGTCATAAAGATATGAGAAACTTGTTAGGTGGTAAAGGTGCCAATTTGGCAGAAATGACTAGTATTGGTCTACCAGTGCCACAAGGGTTTACCATCACAACTGAGGCCTGTAATGACTATTATGAAAATGATTCAATGATGGATTCTGAAATGCTACAAGAGATTGATCACGCATTAGCACAATTAGAAGTTGAACAAGGTAAAAAACTTGGTAGTGATCAAGATCCTTTATTAGTCTCTGTACGCTCAGGTGCTGCTTTTTCAATGCCAGGAATGATGGACACTATTTTAAATTTAGGTTTAACTGATACCAGTGTAAAAGGATTAATTTTCAGCACTCAAGATGAACGTTTTGCATATGATAGTTATCGTCGCTTTATTCAAATGTTTTCAAATGTTGCTATCGGTATACCAAATGACAAATTTGAAACGATTTTAGATCATATTAAGAATGAAAAACATTATCAAGATGATACAGAATTAACAAGTTTAGATTTACAAGAAATTGTAACCGAATTCAAAAATGTTTATTTTGAAGAAACAGGAAGTGCTTTTCCTCAAAATCCAAAAGAACAATTATTATTAGCTATTGAAGCAGTTTTTAAGTCTTGGAATAATCCGCGTGCAAAAGTTTATCGTCGTCTCAATGATATTCCTCAAACTCTTGGAACTGCTGTCAATATTCAAGCAATGGTATTTGGAAATATGGGGAAAAATAGTGGGACTGGGGTTGCTTTTACACGCAATCCATCTACAGGTGAAAATCAACTCTTTGGGGAGTACCTTATCAATGCACAAGGTGAAGATGTGGTTGCTGGTATTCGGACACCTCAAAGTATTGACCGTCTTAAAGAAGAGATGCCTGAAATCTATCAAGAATTCATCAATATAACGCAAATTCTTGAAAAGCATTACCAAGACATGCAAGACGTTGAATTTACTATTGAAAAAGGAAAATTATTTATGCTGCAAACCCGTAATGGTAAACGTACGGCAAAAGCAGCTATTAAAATAGCAGTAGATCAAGTTAATGAAGGTTTAATCACCAGAAAAAAAGCTATTAGGCGCATCAAACCAAATCAGCTTGAACAGATCTTACATCCAACTTTTGATCCAGAAAGTGTAAAAGAATCAACTCAATTGACAAGAGGCCTTCCTGCTTCTCCTGGGGCTGCCTGTGGACAAGTCTATTTCCATGCTGATGATGCTGTAAAAGAAGCTAAGTGTGGGAAAAAAGTTCTACTGGTAAGACAAGAAACATCCCCAGAAGATATTGAAGGTATGGTAAGTGCAAAAGGTATCATAACAGCGCGTGGCGGAATGACATCCCATGCCGCAGTAGTTGCTAGAGGTATGGGGAAACCTTGTGTGGCAGGCTGTACATTGCTATCAGTTAATGAAGAAAAACGGGAAATCACTACTGGTCAAGTGACTATTAAAGAAGGAGAATACCTATCTATAGATGGCGGTAATGGTGCCGTTTATATTGGGGAAATACCAATGTCCACATCCTCTTTAGATGATCATTTTAAAGTCTTTATGTCATGGGTAGATGAAGAAAGAGACATGGGTGTTCGCTCAAATGCTGATAATCCAAGAGATGCGAAGCAAGCACTTGAATTTGGTGCAGAAGGTATAGGACTTTGTCGAACAGAACACATGTTCTTCGATGAAGAGCGCATTCCACTTGTCCGTCAGATGATAGTTGCTGATAACAAGGAAGATCGCATTAAGGCTCTTGAAAAATTACTGCCTCATCAACGTGATGATTTTTATCAATTATTCAAAGCTTTAAATGGAAAATCTTGTACTATCAGGCTGTTGGACCCACCTTTGCATGAATTTTTACCGCAAGATAACGATTCAATTGAAAGTCTTGCCTTACAATTAGGTATTTCAAGAGTTCAGCTTGAAAAACGGATCAAAGAATTACGAGAGTTTAATCCAATGCTGGGTCATCGTGGCTGTCGTTTAGCGATCACTTATCCAGAAATTTATAAAATGCAAGCTCGTGCTATTGCTCAAGGTGCCATTCAGGCAACTAAAGAAGGCGTCAAGGTAAAACCAGAAATAATGGTTCCTCTTGTCAGTATTGTTGAAGAACTACGGATTCTTAGAAAACTCATTGAAGAAACGGTGAATGCTGAATTAGAAGAAGCAGGTATAACATTGCCATACACAATTGGAACCATGATTGAAATACCTCGTGCTTGCGTAACAGCTGATGAAATTGCAAAAGAAGCTGATTTCTTTAGTTTTGGTACAAATGATCTGACTCAGATGGGATTTGGATTCTCACGTGATGATGCTGGTAAATTCTTAAGTGACTATACTGAAAAAGGCATTTTCGAGAAAGACCCCTTCCAAGTTTTGGAACAAAAAGGGATTGGTCGTCTACTTAGTATGGCTGTAAAACTTGGCCGAGAAACAAAACCTAACTTAAAAATGGGCATTTGTGGTGAACATGGTGGCGAAGCTGCAACAGTGCGTTTCTGTTATCAACAAGGACTCAATTATGTTTCTTGTTCACCATTTAGAATTCCAATTGCAAAATTAGCAGCAGCGCAAGCAAAAATTGAAAAACAAGATTTAAATAGTAATCGTAATAACTAA
- a CDS encoding pyruvate, water dikinase regulatory protein: MDDQLIIYIVSDSLGETARAIARACIQQFPNHDNWRFERFSYINNQELLDNVFENAKTKNICMMFSLVDENLANYAKKRSEEENFVYVDLLSNVIKAMSNISGLQPIGQPGLLRKLDVNYFKRIEAIEFAVKYDDGKDPRGILLADLVLLGISRTSKTPLSMFLADKQVKVVNIPIVPEVPIPKEIYQISAKKIIGLTNSVDRLSQVRKERLKALGLTGTASYANKESIYEELNYAEKVMQNLKCPVIDVSDKAIEETATIILEILKNKPI, encoded by the coding sequence ATGGACGATCAGTTAATCATTTATATTGTTTCAGATTCTTTGGGAGAAACTGCTCGAGCTATTGCTCGAGCTTGTATTCAACAGTTTCCCAATCATGATAATTGGAGATTTGAGCGATTTTCTTATATCAATAATCAAGAACTGCTCGACAATGTTTTTGAAAATGCCAAAACAAAAAATATTTGTATGATGTTTAGTTTAGTGGATGAAAACTTAGCTAATTATGCTAAAAAACGCTCTGAAGAAGAGAATTTTGTCTACGTTGATCTCTTGTCAAATGTCATCAAAGCCATGTCAAACATTTCAGGATTACAACCCATTGGTCAACCAGGGCTGCTGAGAAAACTAGATGTAAACTATTTCAAACGAATAGAAGCAATTGAATTTGCTGTAAAATATGATGATGGAAAGGACCCACGAGGAATATTATTAGCCGATTTAGTTTTGCTTGGGATATCTAGGACTTCAAAAACACCATTAAGTATGTTTTTAGCTGATAAGCAAGTGAAAGTGGTTAATATACCAATAGTCCCAGAAGTTCCAATCCCTAAAGAAATCTACCAAATTAGTGCCAAAAAGATTATTGGTTTAACGAATTCAGTTGACCGACTTAGTCAGGTTCGTAAGGAGAGGCTTAAAGCGCTAGGACTGACTGGAACAGCATCTTATGCTAATAAGGAAAGCATTTATGAAGAACTCAATTATGCTGAAAAAGTCATGCAAAACCTAAAATGCCCTGTCATTGATGTTTCTGACAAAGCTATTGAAGAGACAGCAACTATTATTTTAGAGATTCTTAAAAATAAACCGATCTAA
- a CDS encoding helix-turn-helix transcriptional regulator → MKAVIFIQLTKRQEAISQIVQENQPITGEKIAELLHVTRATLRSDLVVLTMIGLLDAKPKVGYFYVGIKDEKKEYTYFKDLKVSDIMGVPLIVHQTESVYDVIVKIFMEDAGCAFIQDKKDSFCGVVSRKDLLKASIGGGDLSKIPIGMIMTRVPNVTTVLEEESIFDAIETLVNRQVDSLPVVRLSEDGKTQIVGKLSKTIITKLFLEIKD, encoded by the coding sequence ATGAAAGCGGTGATTTTTATTCAACTAACAAAAAGACAAGAAGCGATTAGTCAAATTGTTCAAGAAAACCAGCCCATTACTGGCGAAAAGATAGCAGAATTACTACATGTAACAAGAGCTACTTTGCGATCAGATTTAGTAGTACTAACCATGATTGGATTATTAGATGCTAAACCAAAAGTTGGTTATTTTTATGTAGGAATTAAAGATGAAAAAAAGGAATACACCTATTTTAAGGATTTAAAAGTCTCTGATATTATGGGAGTTCCTTTGATTGTTCACCAAACAGAGTCCGTTTATGATGTCATCGTTAAGATTTTTATGGAAGATGCTGGATGCGCTTTTATTCAAGATAAAAAGGATTCATTTTGTGGAGTTGTTTCAAGAAAAGACCTTCTTAAAGCAAGTATAGGCGGTGGGGATCTGTCAAAAATTCCGATTGGAATGATAATGACACGTGTTCCTAATGTGACGACTGTTTTAGAAGAAGAATCTATCTTCGATGCCATTGAAACACTTGTTAACAGACAAGTTGATAGTTTACCAGTGGTTCGCTTATCAGAAGATGGCAAAACACAAATTGTTGGTAAATTATCAAAAACAATAATCACAAAACTTTTTTTAGAAATAAAAGATTAG